The genomic segment GACGATCCTCTCGCCGCCGTCGACTGCGCCCAACGCGGCGGCCAACACGGTTGTCTTGCCTGCGCCGGTACCGCCGGAGACGAGGAAGGCCAACCGGGCCTCGATGATTCCGCCGAGCACCTCGGCGGCCTCCGGCGTGATCGCGCCGGCGGCGATCAACGCCGCGAGATCGTGGGTGGCCGGCCGCAACACCCGCAGCGAGAGGCAGGTTCCGGCGGCGGCGACCGGAGGCAGGACGGCGTGCAGGCGGACCGAGAACTCTCCGGCGCCCAGCCCGGCGAGCTGCCCGTCGACCCACGGCTGCGCATCGTCCAACCGCCGTCCCGCGGCGATCGCGAGCCGCTGCGCCAGCCGGCGCACCGCAGCTTCATCGGCGAAGCGGACCGAAGTGGGCCGCAGACCGGTGCCGTCATCGACCCACACCGCGTCCGGAGCGGTGACCAGAACGTCGGTGGTCCCGGGTGCGCGCAGCAACGGCTCCAACGGCCCAGCGCCGGTGAGTTCGGTCTGCAGTACCCGCAGGTTCGTCAGGACCTCGGTGTCGCCGAGCACTCCCCCGGATTCGGCTCGAATGGCGGCCGCCACCGCCGCCGGCCGCAAAGACGACGACTCGGCGGCCAGCCGCTCGCGGACCCGCTCGACCAACGAGGCGTTCATGCCGCACGCACCTGCCCGCCGGCAGGCAGGATCTCGAGGACCGCGCGGGCAGCCGCACCGAGCGGAGAACGCCGGCGCACCCGCAACCCGCCGCGCTCCACGCGTTCGGCCAGCATCGGCTCGGGTCGCATCGCCGCGAGAAGTGGCAGATCGGCCACCTCCGCCGCCTCGGCGGCGCGCAGCCCGCCCGGGGTTGGACCGCGCACCACCAGGCCGACGTTCGGATTGGCCCCGCGCAGCACTGGGGCCAGCGCCGCAGTCGCCGCGACGCCCCGGACGTCGCAGGGGCTGATCACCACCACCAGGTCGGCACCCTCGAGCGTGCAGGCCGCCGCCCCGGTCATTCGCCGCGGCAGGTCGCAGATCACCAACATTCCGCCGCGCCGGCCCGCGTCGACGACGGCCTCGCCCGCACCGGGCTCGATCTCATGGCTGTGCCGGGCGCCGGACAGGACGCTGACGCCGTGGTGACTCGGCAGCGCGTCGCGCACTGCCGACCAGGCCAGCCGCCCACCCCGCAGGCTCAGGTCGGGCCAGCGCAGACCCGGCACCGTCTCGGCGCCCAGCAGAAGGTCGATTCCGCCGCCCCACGGATCGAGGTCGACCAGCAGCGACGCCGACGCCACCAGGGCCAGGGCGGTCGCGAACGTCGACGCGCCTGCGCCGCCACGTCCACCGATCACGGCGATCGTCCGCCCGGTGCGCGAGCCCTCGCCGACCGCCTCCGCAGCATCAGAGAGGTAACCGATCAGCTCGGCGTCTTGCGCCGGCAGAGCACAAACCTGCTGGGCGCCAACGGCCATCGCCGCCGCCCAGCTCGGCGCCTGCGGTTCGGCCGGGGAGATCAGAATCACCCCGCCGCGCCGGGGCAGGCCGTCTCGCTCGCAGCGTCGGGCCGCTTCTTCGTCGAGGACGATCGCGACCGCCGCCGACCACGCCTTCCGGGTCAGTTGCGCAGAAACTGCGACCGGACGAAGCCCGACCGCGGCGACGACCCGCTCGGCCTGCTCACTTAATTCGGGGTCCTCGGTGAGGACGAGGACGACACCCGGACTGCTGCTCACCATGCAACAGTCGGGCGGGCGGCGGGCGTTCGCCAGTCGGCTCGGTCCGATCTGTGGATGAACGCCGATCTGGGGAGTAATGCTCACACCAGGACGGCAGCAGAAGTGATCCCGGCAACGTTTGTCGAGTTTGCCGAGACGGCCGGAGATTCTTTGTCAGAAAAAGGGACGACCCCCGCCAGGGGGGGAGGAGGCGGAGGTCGTCGTGTATCAGCCCCGGGGGGTCGGGCTGATGCACACCCGGCATAAGCCGAGTAATACTCACTATACACACGACAATGTGGAGTCGCGCAAGTGTTGCTACCACTTCGAAACCATGTATTCGCTGTGAAAATGCAGGGTGCGACACGTGGCGTGGCCTGCCACTTTGTGCTCGCCCGCGAAGGTGCCGCCAGCCCCACCTATCCTGGGAAGCGTGACCGACCCTGCCTCGGCCGCCGAACAGCTAATCCCCGTCCGGCCCGAGCCCACGCCTGGGCCCCCCTCCCGCACGGCGGCATTTTTCGACCTGGACAAGACCGTCATTGCCAAGTCGAGCACGCTGGCTTTCAGCAAACCCTTCTTTGACCAAGGGCTTCTCAACCGGCGAGCGGTGCTGAAATCCAGCTATGCGCAGTTCCTTTTCCTGATGTCCGGCGCCGATCACGACCAGATGGACCGGATGCGCTCCTACGTCACCGCGATGTGCGCCGGCTGGGACGTCGAACAAGTTCGTGCCATCGTCACCGAGACTCTGCACGACATCGTCGATCCGCTGGTCTTTGCGGAAGCTGCAGAACTGATCGCAGACCACCGATTGTGTGGCCGCGACGTGGTCATCGTCTCGGCATCCGGTGAAGAGATCGTCGCCCCGATCGCACGAGCGCTGGGTGCCACCCATGCGATGGGCACCCGGATGGTCATTGAGGACGGCAAGTACACCGGCGAGGTTGCCTTCTATTGCTACGGCGAGGCGAAGGCCGCGGCCATCCGCGAACTCGCCGCGTTGGAGGGTTACTCCCTCGAGCACTGCTACGCCTACTCCGACTCCATCACCGACCTCCCGACGCTGAAATCTGTGGGCCACCCGAGCGTCGTCAACCCCGACCGCGCGCTGCGCAAGGAAGCCGCCGCACAAGGTTGGCCCGTACTGACCTTCCTGCGTCCGGTGCCCTTGCGCGACCGGATTCCGGCCCCGTCCGGCGCGGCGGTCGCGACGACGGCCGCGCTCGGAATCAGCGCGCTGGCAGCCGGGGCGTTGACGTACTCGGTGCTACGCCGGTTGTCTTTCTAGCGCGACCAATTCGTTGCCGATTAGCCCCTTGCTGTGACCGTGGTCACGGAGTACAAAGGAAGGCACGGACGCCTGGCAAGGCCAAGATAGCGCCGGAAGAGAAGGCACTATCTCCCGAGCCAAGCGGCCCAGCACGGTTCCCGGCACCCACGCGGAGCACGCCGCGATAATGGCAGAAGTGTTGCGGGCCTGCGTAATTGCGAAGAGCGAGCGGAAAGAACGACCCTTTGGGTGGGGTTGTAAACGAAGCGCAGCGCAAAAACGCCGAGGCCAACCCACGCAGCCCACCCCGCACGCCTGGTAACCGAGAAACCGTGCTAGCGGGCGGCGAGCCGAAGACTTCGGAACGCCGCCCGCTTCGCCGCCCAGGGACTACTTCGTCGCGGCGTCCGCGATCGATATCGCTTCTCGCGCACCGTCTTCCAACGCTTGACACGACATCACCAACCAGGATCCGACCGCCGCGGACTCGCCCGTCGCGAACGCCCGCGCTGTTGCGTGGTACTCCTCGGCGCGGCGCATCCAGTACACCTCCGGCACGCCGAGCCCATGCGGGTCGAGGCCGGTCGCCATCGTGACAAGTCGCGACACCGCCCGCGCCACAACGCCATCGCCGGGCCCGAACGGCGCCAGCGTCAGCAGTTCTCCGTGCGCGACGGCGGCCAGTACCGGTGCGGGCGCCGAGCTGCCCCCGGTCGTCAGCCGGGTGACCAGATCGAGGCGTGCGGCGACCTCAGGATCCTGCCGCGGCCGGCCGAGTAGCTCCTCGTCGATCAGGTCGGCCGCAGCCAGCGCGTGCAGACGCGCGAGGGCCTGCAGCGGGGCGCGCTGCCACACCCCGACGAGGTTGGTGGTCCCGCCTTCCAGCGCCTGCCCGACGCGCAGCGCACCCGCCAGAATCGGGTCGTTCGGTTCGGCGCCGGAGGCATCGAGCTGGACCGCGCCACCGTCGAGGGCCGATGACGAGCGTGCGCCGCGGACGGCCGACTCCGCTGCGGTCACCGGCCAGTTGCGCAGGTTCGTGCGATGCCGATGCGCTTTGGCCAACGCGTCCCGCGCGGCCTCGGCGGCCTCGGCCACCCCGGGCAGAGTCAGCAGCGGGGCCAGGAGGTCACTCACGTTCGGTCACGCTATCCGATGCTCGCGTGCCGTTCGGCGCGCGGCAGTAACCGCCCGCCGACGATTGTGACGTGCCAACTCCGATGCAACCTTCGGTGACTACGCTCACAGACATGACCGAGGCGCACACCGAAGTTCTGCCAAGCTTTCCTCCGTCGGCTGATTTCGCCGCGAATGCCAATGCCACTGCTGCGTTGTATGACGCGGCCGAGGCCGACCGGCTGGCGTTCTGGGCAGACCAGGCCAACCGGCTGTCCTGGGAGACGCCCTTCACCGAGGTACTGGACTGGTCCGAAGCGCCGTTCGCGAAGTGGTTCGTCGGCGGCAAGCTCAACGTCGCCTACAACTGCGTCGACCGGCACGTCGAAGCCGGCAACGGAGACCGCGTCGCCATCCATTGGGAGGGAGAACCGGTCGGCGACTCCAAGGTGCTGACCTACGCCCAACTCAAGGACGAGGTGTGCAAGGCCGCCAACGCGTTGACCGAGTTGGGCCTGTCTGCCGGTGATCGGGCGGCGATCTACATGCCGATGGTTCCCGAGGCCATTGTGGCGATGCTGGCCTGTGCCCGTCTGGGAGTGATGCACAGTGTGGTCTTCGCCGGCTTCTCGGCATCGGCGTTGCGAGCCCGCGTCGAGGACGCCGAAGCCAAGGTCGTGATCACCACCGACGGTCAGTACCGGCGCGGAAACGCGGTGTCGCTCAAGACCGCTGTCGACGAAGCGGTCGAGGGCCAGGACTGTGTGAAGCACGTTCTGGTGGTCCGCCGAACCGGAATCGACATCAGCTGGACCGACGGTCGCGACCGGTGGTGGCACGACACCGTCGACGCCGCCTCGCCCGAGCACACCCCGGAAGCGTTCGACTCCGAACATCCACTGTTCTTGCTGTACACCTCCGGCACGACGGGCAAGCCCAAGGGCATCATGCACACCTCGGGCGGGTATCTGACCCAGGCCTCCTACACCCACTACAACGTGTTCGACCTCAAACCGGAGACCGACGTGTATTGGTGCACCGCCGATATCGGTTGGGTCACCGGGCACACCTACATCGTCTACGGGCCGCTCTCCAACGGCGCCACGCAGGTCGTCTATGAGGGCACCCCGGCCTCCCCCGATGAGCACCGCCATTTCCAGGTGATCGAAAAGTACGGGGTGAGCATCTATTACACCGCCCCCACCCTGATCCGCACCTTCATGAAGTGGGGCCGCGAACTGGCCTTCGAACACGACTTGTCCAGCCTGCGCCTGCTCGGCTCGGTGGGTGAGCCGATCAACCCCGAAGCCTGGCGCTGGTACCGCCTGGTGTTCGGCGCCGACAAGACCCCGATCGTCGATACCTGGTGGCAGACCGAAACCGGGGCGATCATGATCTCCCCGCTGCCCGGGGTGACCGACTGCAAGCCCGGTTCGGCGATGCGCGCCCTGCCCGGGATCTCGGCCAAGATCGTCGACGACGATGGCAACGAATTGCAGCCCAGCCCCGATCACGGCGAGCACGTCACCGGCTATCTGGTGTTGGACAAGCCGTGGCCGGCGATGCTGCGCGGGATTTGGGGCGACCCCGACCGGTTCAAGGACACCTATTGGGCGCGGTTTGCTGAACAGGGCTGGTATTTCGCCGGGGACGGCGCCCGCTACGGCAGCGACGGCGAGATCTGGGTGCTGGGCCGTATCGACGATGTCATGAACGTCTCCGGGCACCGGATCTCCACCGCCGAAGTGGAATCCGCCCTCGTCGGGCATTCCGGTGTCGCCGAGGCCGCCGTCGTCGGCGCCACCGACGACCACACCGGCCAGGCCATCTGCGCCTTCGTCATCCTCAAGGCGCACCACGCCGACATGCCCGCCGAGCAGATGGTCGACGAGCTACGCGCCGAAGTCGCCAAGGAGATCTCCCCGATCGCCAAACCCCGGGAAATCCACGTCGTTCCCGAACTTCCCAAGACCCGCAGCGGCAAAATCATGCGCCGGCTCCTGCGCGATGTGGCCGAAGGACGCGAACTCGGCGACACCTCGACCCTGGTGGATCCGACTGTGTTCGAAGCGATCCGAGCCAGCAAGACCTGACTCAGCCGACGGCGGTCGTCGGGACGAAACCGGTGCCGGGCCGGTTCTTTCCGGCGACGTCGCCCAGGACCGCGTTGATCGACATCGTCACCGCGGGGGTGTGCAGCGGAATGAACTTCACGACGCACGTGGGCAGGTCCTCGCTGAATGCACCGTGGATCATCCCGACGAGTTTGTTGTTCACCGTCACCGGCGCACCGGAGTCGCCCGGTTGGCCGCAGACCTGGTTGACGATGGTGCCCGGATCCTGTCCGGGACCCCACGTGACTCCGCAGGAGTAGCCGGTGGTGCGACCGAGCTTGCAGGCGATCTCCCCGAACACCGGGTCGGGTCCGATGCCGTCGATGACGAAGCCCTTGTAGTTCGAGATCGGCTGCACCTTGTCGGGATCGAACCGGATCACCGCGTAGTCGAGGTTGTCGTTGCCCGCGACCATGGTGCCGATCACGCCGTCGGCCGGACGGTCCTCGGACGCGACCTGAGCGCCCGGGCCGCCGCAGTGTGCGGAGGTGAACCCGATGAGCGCGCCGGTGTTGTCGTTGCCGATGCTCGTCAAGGTGCAGTAGGTATCGCCGTTGACGACGATGCCCGCCCCACCGCCGATCGGTACCTTGCCGTCGGCCGCGGCAACCGGCGCAATTCCGGAGATCAGAGCGACGACGGCCATGACAACGGCCCCCGCTGTCAGGCGCACACGCTGCGCGGTCGTCACTGGCAACCTCCATCCACAGTCCGCCCCGACAGGGCGAGTCTAGCTTGATCACACGCGTAACTTGCGTAACAGCTCAGTGGGTACCCCCGCTGCGAGCGTGGCATGGCAACATGAACCGCGACGACAGCGAACAGTTGGAGGACAGCCGTGAGCAATGGCGATCGCAAGACCGGTGTACCCACCACCGTCACCTCGATCCCGCTGGTGGACCCGAACGCGCTACCGGCCAACCCCTCCGTCGGCGACCTGGTCAAGGACGCCACCGCGCAGATGTCCACCCTGGTGCGCGCCGAGGTCGAACTGGCCAAGGCCGAGATCACCCGCGACGTGAAGAAGGGCCTGACCGGCAGTGTGTTCTTCATCCTCGCGCTGGTCGTGCTGTTCTACTCCACGTTCTTCCTGTTCTTCTTCCTCGCCGAGCTGCTGGACACCTGGCTGTGGCGCTGGGTCGCGTTCTTGATCGTCTTCCTGCTGATGGTGGTCACCACCGCGGTGTTCGGTCTGCTCGGGTATCTGAAGGTGCGACGGATCCGCGGGCCGCAGAAGACCATCGAATCGGTCAAGGAAGCGCGCGAAGCGTTCACCCCAGGCCACGACAGGTCGGCCGCAAAGGCCGTCGCCACGGGCGCCGCGCCGCCCACTGACCCGTCCGGCTGGTGATCCCCGATCCGTCGGTCACCCGCATCGCGGGGCCGTGGCGACATTTCGACGTTCACGCCAACGGAATTCGGTTCCACTGCGTAGAGGCGCTCAACGGCTCCGAGTCCGCCGCGGGGACCTCGCAACCACTGGTGATCCTGCTGCACGGCTTCGGCTCCTTCTGGTGGTCGTGGCGCCACCAGCTGCGCGGCCTGTCCGGCGCGCGGGTGGTCGCCGTCGATCTGCGCGGGTACGGCGGCAGCGACAAACCGCCGCGCGGTTACGACGGGTGGACCCTGGCCGGCGACACCGCCGGACTGATCCGCGCGCTCGGCCACAGCACGGCCACCCTCGTCGGGCACGCCGACGGCGGGCTGGTCTGCTGGGCGACGGCGGTGCTGCACCCGCGGGTGGTCCGCGCCATCGCACTGGTGAGTTCACCGCATCCCGCAGCGTTGCGGGCCTCAGCCCTCGGCCGGCGCGACCAGGGCCGCGCCCTGCTCCCCACGCTGTTGCGCTATCAGCTGCCGATCTGGCCGGAACGCGCACTCACCCGGCACAACGCCGACCTGCTCGAACATCTGGTGCGCAGCCGCGCTTCAGGGAAATGGCTTGCCTCCGAAGACTTTTCAGAAACCATCGCGCATATGCGCCAGGCCATCCAAATCCCGTCGGCGGCGCACTCCGCGCTGGAATACCAGCGCTGGGCCGTCCGTAGCCAATTACGTAGGGAGGGTTGGCGATTCATGAAACTGATGAACCGTCCGCTCGACGTACCGCTGATACATCTGCGTGGCGACGCCGACCCCTACGTGCTCGCCGACCCGGTGGACCGCACCCAGCGCTACGCGCCGCGCGGGCGGTTCGTGTCGGTGTCCGGTATCGGTCACTTCGCCCACGAAGAGGCCCCCGGCGAGGTCAACGACCACCTGCGACGGTTCCTCGGGCAGGTCTACGACCCGACTAGGTGACGCACGCCCCCGTGGCCACCTTGGCGGTGTTGCCGATCTTGGCCAGCTGACGCGACACCTCGTTGGCGGTCAACACGAATCCGGTGTCGTTGTCGTCCACCGCCGCACCGAACACCACGCCGAGCACCTGACCCGCTCGATTGATCATCGGACCGCCCGAATTACCTTGGCGCACAGTCCCTCTGATCGTGTAGACCTCACGATTGACCGTCGTCGTGCGATAGATGTCCGGCCCGTTCAGCTCGATGGTCTCGCGCACCCGCGCCGGGGTCGCCGCGAACTCGCCGCCGCCGGGATAACCCAGCACGACCGCGTCGGTGCCGGACTTGGCCGGCTGATCGGCGAACACCAGCGGACGCTGCGGCAGGTTCGGCACATCGAGGATCGAGATGTCCTCGTTGGGGTCATAGGAGACGACGGTCGCGTCGTAGGTCTGTCCCTCGGCCTCGACGGTGACACTGTCGGATCCGGCTACCACGTGCGCGTTCGACATCACCCGGTTCGGGGCGATCACGAAACCGGTGCCCTCCAGCACCTTTTGGCACCCCGGGGCGACACCGCGGATCTTCACCACACTCGCCCGCGCGTTGGAGACCACCAGACTGTCGGCCAGCGAGGCGTCCGGGGCGTCGACGGCCTGAATGGGGGTGCGGCCGAACGGCTGCAACACATCCGGAAGACCGGAGGTGCGCAGCAGCGCGGACATCCGCTTGGGCACAGCCTTCAACCACTCGGGTGCGTACTTGTCCACTTCGGCAAGCACTTTCGAGCCACGCGTCGCGGCAGCCAGGTTGGGTTGGTCCGACGACGTCAGCGGGCTGGCCAGCAGCCACGCCGCGACCATCACCACCAGCAGCTGGACGGCCACGCCGATCACCGAGTCGACGGTGCGCACCGCGGTGTTGCGAATCGCACCGCGCACGGCCCGCCCGAGCACCACGCCGGCCACCTCGCCGACGACCACCAGCGCCAGGATCAGGAACAGGGCGGCAAACAACTTGGCGCGCGGCGAACTGATGTGGCTGACGATATGGGGGGCGAGCATCACCCCGGCGATGGCACCGAGAATCACGCCGACGAACGACATCAGGGAGCCCAGCGCACCGGACCGCCAGCCCGAGATGGCCGCGACCAACGCCACCGCCAGTACGGCGATGTCCAGCCATTGCGAACTCGTCACAGGGGCTCCTCACTTCCGACGAGCGCCATCGCCTCGTCCAACTCCCGGACGTCTTCGGTGTTCCACGGTTGCGACCAGCCGGCCACGTCGAGCATCGCTGAGATTACGTGGCCGGTGAACCCCCACACCAACATCTGGTTGAGCAGAAAGGCCGGGCCGGCCAGACCGCGTCCAGCTCCCGTGCGGTACACCATCAGCCGATTCTCAGGGTTGGTGAACGCACGCACCGGAACCCGCGCCACGAGCGCGGTTTCGCCGCTGTCGACGACGGCCACCGGCCCCGGATCCGGGGAGTACGCGAGCACCGGCACGACGTGAAAACCCGAGGGCGGGATGAACATTCGCTCCAGCACGGCCAGGGGGTGCAGGCGGCCCGGGTCAATGCCGGTCTCCTCCTG from the Mycolicibacterium crocinum genome contains:
- a CDS encoding TadA family conjugal transfer-associated ATPase yields the protein MNASLVERVRERLAAESSSLRPAAVAAAIRAESGGVLGDTEVLTNLRVLQTELTGAGPLEPLLRAPGTTDVLVTAPDAVWVDDGTGLRPTSVRFADEAAVRRLAQRLAIAAGRRLDDAQPWVDGQLAGLGAGEFSVRLHAVLPPVAAAGTCLSLRVLRPATHDLAALIAAGAITPEAAEVLGGIIEARLAFLVSGGTGAGKTTVLAAALGAVDGGERIVCVEDAPELAPRHPHLVRLVARAANVEGAGEVTMRQLVRQALRMRPDRIVVGEVRGAEVVDLLTALNTGHDGGAGTVHANNPAEVPARLEALAALGGLDRSALHSQLAAAVQVVVHVSRRRDGTRRLSEIAVLCRADGGGVSAVTAWHADHGWQDGRQQLGALIDGRRG
- the ssd gene encoding septum site-determining protein Ssd; translation: MVSSSPGVVLVLTEDPELSEQAERVVAAVGLRPVAVSAQLTRKAWSAAVAIVLDEEAARRCERDGLPRRGGVILISPAEPQAPSWAAAMAVGAQQVCALPAQDAELIGYLSDAAEAVGEGSRTGRTIAVIGGRGGAGASTFATALALVASASLLVDLDPWGGGIDLLLGAETVPGLRWPDLSLRGGRLAWSAVRDALPSHHGVSVLSGARHSHEIEPGAGEAVVDAGRRGGMLVICDLPRRMTGAAACTLEGADLVVVISPCDVRGVAATAALAPVLRGANPNVGLVVRGPTPGGLRAAEAAEVADLPLLAAMRPEPMLAERVERGGLRVRRRSPLGAAARAVLEILPAGGQVRAA
- a CDS encoding HAD-IB family hydrolase — protein: MTDPASAAEQLIPVRPEPTPGPPSRTAAFFDLDKTVIAKSSTLAFSKPFFDQGLLNRRAVLKSSYAQFLFLMSGADHDQMDRMRSYVTAMCAGWDVEQVRAIVTETLHDIVDPLVFAEAAELIADHRLCGRDVVIVSASGEEIVAPIARALGATHAMGTRMVIEDGKYTGEVAFYCYGEAKAAAIRELAALEGYSLEHCYAYSDSITDLPTLKSVGHPSVVNPDRALRKEAAAQGWPVLTFLRPVPLRDRIPAPSGAAVATTAALGISALAAGALTYSVLRRLSF
- a CDS encoding oxidoreductase codes for the protein MSDLLAPLLTLPGVAEAAEAARDALAKAHRHRTNLRNWPVTAAESAVRGARSSSALDGGAVQLDASGAEPNDPILAGALRVGQALEGGTTNLVGVWQRAPLQALARLHALAAADLIDEELLGRPRQDPEVAARLDLVTRLTTGGSSAPAPVLAAVAHGELLTLAPFGPGDGVVARAVSRLVTMATGLDPHGLGVPEVYWMRRAEEYHATARAFATGESAAVGSWLVMSCQALEDGAREAISIADAATK
- the acs gene encoding acetate--CoA ligase translates to MTEAHTEVLPSFPPSADFAANANATAALYDAAEADRLAFWADQANRLSWETPFTEVLDWSEAPFAKWFVGGKLNVAYNCVDRHVEAGNGDRVAIHWEGEPVGDSKVLTYAQLKDEVCKAANALTELGLSAGDRAAIYMPMVPEAIVAMLACARLGVMHSVVFAGFSASALRARVEDAEAKVVITTDGQYRRGNAVSLKTAVDEAVEGQDCVKHVLVVRRTGIDISWTDGRDRWWHDTVDAASPEHTPEAFDSEHPLFLLYTSGTTGKPKGIMHTSGGYLTQASYTHYNVFDLKPETDVYWCTADIGWVTGHTYIVYGPLSNGATQVVYEGTPASPDEHRHFQVIEKYGVSIYYTAPTLIRTFMKWGRELAFEHDLSSLRLLGSVGEPINPEAWRWYRLVFGADKTPIVDTWWQTETGAIMISPLPGVTDCKPGSAMRALPGISAKIVDDDGNELQPSPDHGEHVTGYLVLDKPWPAMLRGIWGDPDRFKDTYWARFAEQGWYFAGDGARYGSDGEIWVLGRIDDVMNVSGHRISTAEVESALVGHSGVAEAAVVGATDDHTGQAICAFVILKAHHADMPAEQMVDELRAEVAKEISPIAKPREIHVVPELPKTRSGKIMRRLLRDVAEGRELGDTSTLVDPTVFEAIRASKT
- a CDS encoding S1 family peptidase; its protein translation is MAVVALISGIAPVAAADGKVPIGGGAGIVVNGDTYCTLTSIGNDNTGALIGFTSAHCGGPGAQVASEDRPADGVIGTMVAGNDNLDYAVIRFDPDKVQPISNYKGFVIDGIGPDPVFGEIACKLGRTTGYSCGVTWGPGQDPGTIVNQVCGQPGDSGAPVTVNNKLVGMIHGAFSEDLPTCVVKFIPLHTPAVTMSINAVLGDVAGKNRPGTGFVPTTAVG
- a CDS encoding phage holin family protein codes for the protein MSNGDRKTGVPTTVTSIPLVDPNALPANPSVGDLVKDATAQMSTLVRAEVELAKAEITRDVKKGLTGSVFFILALVVLFYSTFFLFFFLAELLDTWLWRWVAFLIVFLLMVVTTAVFGLLGYLKVRRIRGPQKTIESVKEAREAFTPGHDRSAAKAVATGAAPPTDPSGW
- a CDS encoding alpha/beta fold hydrolase, with protein sequence MVIPDPSVTRIAGPWRHFDVHANGIRFHCVEALNGSESAAGTSQPLVILLHGFGSFWWSWRHQLRGLSGARVVAVDLRGYGGSDKPPRGYDGWTLAGDTAGLIRALGHSTATLVGHADGGLVCWATAVLHPRVVRAIALVSSPHPAALRASALGRRDQGRALLPTLLRYQLPIWPERALTRHNADLLEHLVRSRASGKWLASEDFSETIAHMRQAIQIPSAAHSALEYQRWAVRSQLRREGWRFMKLMNRPLDVPLIHLRGDADPYVLADPVDRTQRYAPRGRFVSVSGIGHFAHEEAPGEVNDHLRRFLGQVYDPTR
- the marP gene encoding acid resistance serine protease MarP, with translation MTSSQWLDIAVLAVALVAAISGWRSGALGSLMSFVGVILGAIAGVMLAPHIVSHISSPRAKLFAALFLILALVVVGEVAGVVLGRAVRGAIRNTAVRTVDSVIGVAVQLLVVMVAAWLLASPLTSSDQPNLAAATRGSKVLAEVDKYAPEWLKAVPKRMSALLRTSGLPDVLQPFGRTPIQAVDAPDASLADSLVVSNARASVVKIRGVAPGCQKVLEGTGFVIAPNRVMSNAHVVAGSDSVTVEAEGQTYDATVVSYDPNEDISILDVPNLPQRPLVFADQPAKSGTDAVVLGYPGGGEFAATPARVRETIELNGPDIYRTTTVNREVYTIRGTVRQGNSGGPMINRAGQVLGVVFGAAVDDNDTGFVLTANEVSRQLAKIGNTAKVATGACVT
- a CDS encoding NUDIX hydrolase gives rise to the protein MTQGSSRSADSLALTPQYRPPWLAPLVDNVDRVPHAYRRKVPPELLAAVVEARDAGTSARDAAVLVLFSGPSSGYADGRLPDDADLLLTVRAGSLRHHAGQAAFPGGAADPQDNGPVATALREAQEETGIDPGRLHPLAVLERMFIPPSGFHVVPVLAYSPDPGPVAVVDSGETALVARVPVRAFTNPENRLMVYRTGAGRGLAGPAFLLNQMLVWGFTGHVISAMLDVAGWSQPWNTEDVRELDEAMALVGSEEPL